One Glycocaulis abyssi DNA window includes the following coding sequences:
- the gspD gene encoding type II secretion system secretin GspD, translating into MMYRIAAFIAGFVLLAGVSAAQSEERTTLNFRNADMTAFIEDMAALTGYTFVVDPQIRGVVTITSQGPVTRDEAFQVFLATLRVHGFSAVPTAPGVYQIRAEREGARSGAPLGGDDGLFNSSVVRLQSASAREAVRTLGAMSSAVGTLTALESGNSVVIVDYASNVAAIEQALRALDRDSTVVEMVSLENVSADEMARIIERLRQPAFQGEDNRRFALNIAPVPASNTLLIRGEMNAVQDIIALIRRVDAVSRSNQSFRVIALNHADGAALLPILEQVSVSLTPADSEGGAARRASIAHHAPTNTIVVNADPDQLRELELVIRQLDVRRPQVLVEAIIVEISDQTARDLGLQLLLSGNAGSSTPFLTTRYGASPDILAVAGGLTARGDDDASDSLRETAIQSLLRSSGALIGVGGQNSNGAIFGAILNALEADTSSNILSKPSILTLDNEEASIIVGQQIPITTGEVLGSNNSNPFRTIERQDVGVQLRVQPQISDGDTIRLHLRQEVSSVAGPVSQTFAELVTNNRAIETTVLADNGEIIVLGGLIERDEQVADSGVPGLRRIPVLGRAFRNEGRSDRRTNLVVFIRPTIVRSAADMRALALEAYASASEEQRRATNGRGSSLEDVVRMMMDAPSAPADGQ; encoded by the coding sequence TTCATCGAGGATATGGCCGCGCTGACCGGCTATACATTCGTGGTCGATCCGCAGATACGCGGCGTTGTCACCATTACCTCGCAAGGGCCGGTTACGCGCGACGAGGCGTTTCAGGTTTTCCTCGCCACCTTGCGCGTGCATGGTTTCAGCGCTGTGCCGACAGCACCCGGTGTTTACCAGATCCGCGCAGAGCGCGAAGGCGCGCGTTCCGGCGCGCCTCTCGGGGGCGATGACGGCCTGTTCAATTCATCCGTCGTGCGCCTGCAATCGGCCAGTGCGCGCGAAGCGGTGCGCACGCTGGGGGCCATGTCGAGCGCGGTAGGTACGCTGACCGCGTTGGAAAGCGGCAATTCTGTCGTGATCGTCGACTATGCGTCCAATGTGGCCGCCATCGAGCAGGCCCTGCGCGCACTCGACCGCGACAGCACGGTCGTGGAAATGGTGTCGCTGGAAAACGTCTCGGCGGACGAGATGGCCCGCATTATCGAGCGCCTGCGCCAGCCTGCCTTCCAGGGCGAGGATAATCGCCGCTTCGCGCTCAATATCGCGCCTGTGCCGGCGTCCAACACGCTGCTGATCCGCGGCGAGATGAACGCTGTCCAGGACATTATTGCGCTCATCCGCCGTGTAGATGCGGTCAGCCGCTCCAATCAGAGCTTCCGCGTGATCGCCCTGAACCACGCTGATGGCGCGGCCCTCCTGCCAATCCTGGAACAGGTTTCGGTCAGCCTGACGCCGGCCGACAGTGAGGGCGGGGCGGCGCGCCGCGCCTCCATCGCCCATCACGCGCCCACCAACACGATTGTGGTCAATGCCGATCCTGATCAGCTGCGCGAGCTGGAACTGGTGATCCGTCAGCTTGATGTACGCCGCCCGCAAGTGCTGGTCGAAGCCATCATCGTGGAGATTTCAGACCAGACCGCGCGCGATCTCGGCCTGCAACTTCTTCTGTCCGGCAATGCGGGCAGCTCCACGCCCTTCCTGACGACACGCTATGGCGCTTCGCCCGACATTCTCGCGGTCGCGGGCGGGCTCACTGCACGCGGCGATGATGACGCATCTGACAGCTTGCGCGAGACGGCGATCCAGTCGCTGCTGCGCTCCAGTGGCGCGCTGATCGGGGTGGGTGGGCAGAACTCGAACGGGGCGATCTTTGGCGCGATCCTGAATGCGCTGGAGGCCGATACCAGCTCGAATATCCTCTCCAAGCCTTCGATCCTCACGCTCGACAATGAAGAAGCCTCCATCATCGTCGGCCAGCAGATCCCGATCACGACCGGCGAGGTGCTGGGGTCGAACAATTCCAACCCGTTCCGCACCATCGAGCGGCAGGATGTGGGCGTACAGCTGCGCGTCCAGCCGCAGATTTCCGATGGCGACACCATCCGGCTGCATCTGCGTCAGGAAGTGTCATCCGTTGCCGGGCCCGTCAGCCAGACCTTTGCCGAGCTGGTCACCAATAACCGCGCGATCGAGACCACGGTGCTGGCCGATAATGGCGAGATCATCGTGCTGGGCGGACTGATCGAGCGCGATGAACAGGTCGCCGATAGCGGCGTACCGGGCCTGCGCCGGATACCGGTTCTGGGACGCGCTTTTCGCAATGAGGGCCGCTCGGACCGGCGGACCAATCTGGTCGTCTTCATTCGCCCCACCATTGTCCGCAGCGCCGCCGACATGCGCGCGCTGGCGCTGGAAGCCTACGCGAGCGCGTCCGAAGAACAGCGCCGGGCCACGAACGGGCGCGGGTCGAGCCTTGAGGACGTGGTGCGGATGATGATGGACGCGCCGTCTGCTCCGGCGGACGGTCAATAG
- the gspE gene encoding type II secretion system ATPase GspE: MAPGLLTYAFARENGIAFQPGETPGFLMRQGANVLALGEAVRAAGIIAPVHTLTDSAFDRALSEIYAANAVSASREEAGQGDSLSRLIEDMPQAEDLLASDSEAPVIRLINGLVADAIRAGASDIHVEPFEDRVSVRFRLDGVLEERVSLPPHLAPTLVSRLKVMARLDIAERRVPQDGRVTLSLAGRGVDVRVSTLPSRHGERVVMRLLEKNSALMAIDALGMPAGVAAGYRRALDQPNGIILVTGPTGSGKTTTLYAGLTALNDQTRNILTIEDPVEYAVDGIGQTQVNTRVGMTFAAGLRAILRQDPDVVMVGEIRDGETARIAVQASLTGHLVLSTVHTNSAAAAIARLRDMGIESYLLASTLSAVLAQRLVRRLCPHCHEPYEASEREKALAGVSGPLTLYAPRGCEACHHTGYAGRQGVYEIIMADEGLRSLIHDNAREAELARHAFARGGGLFEAGLELARAGATTLAEVLRVCREEGERDARL; the protein is encoded by the coding sequence ATGGCACCGGGCCTTCTCACATACGCCTTTGCCCGCGAGAACGGCATCGCCTTCCAGCCCGGCGAGACGCCGGGATTCCTGATGCGTCAGGGCGCCAATGTGCTCGCCCTTGGTGAAGCGGTCAGGGCGGCGGGGATCATCGCGCCCGTGCATACCCTCACCGACTCTGCCTTTGACCGGGCCCTGTCTGAAATCTACGCCGCCAACGCGGTTAGCGCCTCGCGCGAGGAAGCCGGGCAGGGCGATAGCCTCTCCCGGCTGATCGAGGACATGCCGCAGGCTGAAGACCTGCTGGCGTCGGATTCCGAAGCGCCGGTGATCCGCCTCATCAACGGTCTTGTGGCCGATGCCATTAGGGCAGGGGCGTCCGACATCCATGTCGAGCCGTTCGAGGACCGGGTATCGGTCCGTTTCCGCCTTGATGGCGTGCTGGAAGAACGTGTCAGCCTGCCGCCGCATCTGGCGCCGACGCTCGTCTCCCGCCTGAAGGTGATGGCCCGCCTCGACATTGCCGAGCGGCGCGTGCCGCAGGATGGGCGGGTGACACTCAGCCTTGCCGGGCGGGGCGTTGATGTGCGCGTCTCCACCCTGCCATCGCGCCATGGCGAACGGGTGGTGATGCGCCTTCTGGAGAAGAATAGCGCCCTGATGGCGATTGATGCGCTTGGCATGCCGGCGGGCGTCGCTGCCGGTTATCGCCGCGCGCTGGATCAGCCCAATGGCATTATCCTCGTCACCGGCCCGACTGGGTCGGGCAAGACGACCACGCTCTATGCCGGCCTGACCGCCCTTAACGACCAGACGCGCAACATCCTAACCATCGAGGATCCGGTGGAATATGCCGTGGACGGCATCGGCCAGACGCAGGTGAACACCCGCGTCGGGATGACGTTTGCTGCCGGATTGCGCGCCATATTGCGCCAGGACCCGGACGTGGTCATGGTCGGCGAGATACGCGATGGCGAGACGGCCCGCATCGCCGTGCAGGCGAGCCTGACAGGCCACCTCGTCCTCTCCACCGTCCACACCAATTCGGCGGCTGCCGCGATTGCGCGCCTGCGCGATATGGGCATTGAAAGCTATCTGCTCGCCAGCACGCTAAGCGCGGTGCTGGCCCAGCGTCTTGTGCGCCGCCTCTGCCCGCACTGCCATGAGCCCTATGAGGCCAGCGAGCGCGAAAAGGCGCTGGCAGGCGTCTCCGGTCCGTTGACGCTTTATGCGCCGCGCGGGTGCGAAGCCTGCCACCATACCGGCTATGCCGGGCGGCAGGGCGTCTATGAGATCATCATGGCCGATGAGGGCCTGCGCAGCCTGATCCACGATAATGCCCGCGAGGCAGAGCTCGCCCGCCATGCCTTTGCGCGCGGGGGCGGCCTGTTCGAGGCAGGGCTGGAGCTGGCGCGCGCCGGCGCAACGACACTGGCTGAAGTGCTGCGGGTCTGCCGTGAGGAGGGCGAACGCGATGCCCGCCTTTGA
- the gspF gene encoding type II secretion system inner membrane protein GspF, whose product MPAFEYSALDASGRKTRGVISAASGVAARAELRRRQLAPLSVDRADEARRAGEKAFSLSAFRRAPSMPASARLLMTRQLATLVEAGLPLAEALQVVSAQTGHLASRRILIALRERVLEGERLSAAMAGFPASFPPVYRAMVAAGESSGALGQVLDRLVTHLEKSAALSRKVMTALIYPCALAVTACAVICVLMVAIVPRLAAQFDTMSTTLPALTRAVIALSEFLQAGWLFLLIALALAVVAVRLLLRRPAIRARLDRASLSLPLLGGFLRKLEAARFARTLSVLLAAGTVLPDALRAARKATTNTHIGAALDAVTAEVETGRTLSSSLESARFLPALTLHMIAAGERSAALETMLPRAADQLEGELEAASSTALSLLEPAIIIVMGAIVALIVLSILLPILQLNTLALN is encoded by the coding sequence ATGCCCGCCTTTGAATACAGCGCGCTGGACGCAAGCGGGCGCAAGACGCGCGGCGTGATTTCCGCAGCTTCCGGGGTGGCTGCCCGTGCCGAGTTGCGCCGACGCCAGCTCGCCCCGCTGAGCGTCGACCGCGCTGATGAGGCACGCCGTGCAGGCGAGAAAGCTTTCAGCCTCTCAGCGTTCAGGCGCGCGCCGTCCATGCCCGCGTCTGCGCGCCTGTTGATGACGCGCCAGCTCGCCACGCTGGTGGAGGCGGGCCTGCCGCTGGCAGAAGCCTTGCAGGTGGTATCCGCCCAGACCGGGCATCTGGCCTCGCGCCGCATATTGATTGCCCTGCGCGAGCGCGTGCTGGAGGGGGAGCGCCTGTCGGCGGCGATGGCAGGCTTTCCGGCGAGCTTCCCGCCCGTCTACCGCGCCATGGTGGCCGCTGGCGAAAGTTCCGGCGCGCTTGGGCAGGTGCTCGACCGGCTGGTCACGCATCTGGAAAAGTCTGCCGCCCTGTCGCGCAAGGTGATGACGGCCCTCATCTATCCGTGTGCGCTCGCGGTTACGGCATGCGCGGTGATCTGTGTGCTGATGGTCGCCATCGTGCCGCGCCTTGCCGCCCAGTTCGACACGATGAGCACCACGCTTCCAGCTCTCACGCGCGCCGTGATCGCCCTGTCGGAATTCCTGCAGGCCGGATGGCTGTTCCTGCTCATCGCGCTGGCGCTCGCTGTAGTGGCCGTCAGGCTGCTTCTCCGCCGTCCGGCCATTCGCGCCCGGCTGGACCGGGCAAGCCTCTCCTTGCCGCTTCTGGGCGGGTTTCTGCGCAAGCTGGAGGCAGCACGCTTCGCCCGGACCTTGAGCGTGCTTCTGGCGGCGGGAACAGTGCTGCCCGATGCTCTTCGGGCGGCCCGCAAGGCCACTACCAACACCCATATCGGCGCGGCGCTGGATGCGGTCACGGCAGAGGTGGAGACCGGCCGCACGCTCTCGTCTTCGCTGGAAAGCGCGCGCTTTCTGCCCGCCCTGACCCTGCACATGATCGCTGCCGGAGAGCGTTCCGCCGCCCTGGAAACCATGTTGCCGCGCGCCGCCGACCAGCTGGAAGGCGAGCTGGAAGCGGCGAGCTCCACCGCGCTCAGCCTGCTTGAGCCTGCCATCATCATCGTCATGGGCGCGATCGTCGCACTGATCGTGCTCTCCATTCTCCTGCCCATCCTCCAGCTCAACACGCTGGCGCTCAACTGA
- the gspG gene encoding type II secretion system major pseudopilin GspG: MRLPTRSKDTEAGFTLVEIMVVVVIIGLLATVVVLNVLPSQDRARMEKARADIGRIEQAIEMFRLDMGRYPTTDEGLEVLVTAPADPRLAARFPEGGYINRLPEDPWGGQYQYMSPGEHGRFDVWSLGADARPGGEGNNADIGNWTSR; this comes from the coding sequence ATGCGCTTGCCGACACGCTCAAAAGATACCGAAGCCGGCTTCACGCTGGTCGAGATCATGGTTGTGGTCGTGATTATCGGCCTGCTGGCGACGGTGGTGGTGCTGAACGTGCTGCCGAGCCAGGACCGCGCCCGCATGGAGAAGGCGCGTGCAGATATTGGCCGCATCGAGCAGGCGATCGAGATGTTCCGCCTCGACATGGGCCGTTATCCCACAACCGATGAAGGTCTGGAGGTGCTGGTGACCGCGCCCGCCGATCCGCGCCTTGCCGCGCGCTTTCCCGAAGGCGGCTATATCAACCGCCTGCCTGAAGACCCGTGGGGCGGGCAGTACCAGTACATGTCGCCCGGCGAACATGGCCGGTTTGATGTCTGGTCGCTGGGCGCCGATGCCCGGCCCGGCGGGGAAGGCAATAACGCCGATATCGGCAACTGGACGTCGCGATGA
- a CDS encoding GspH/FimT family protein, translating to MSTARRQRHESGFSLVEVMVVIAVIALVSVVAVTQITPPRSAAETEAGQLALRLEMARRHVLATGSLIGVSVDADGGGYAFMDLHREGWRVRHGDRTLGPVRLAEGVRLTLAGGQSANAATGDALPVPDFWFDPLGSEPPVVLELRGAGRDYRLTVSALRPVEVSDAR from the coding sequence ATGAGCACAGCCCGCCGGCAGCGCCATGAAAGCGGATTTTCGCTTGTCGAGGTGATGGTGGTCATCGCGGTGATCGCGCTTGTCTCGGTGGTGGCGGTGACGCAGATCACGCCGCCGCGCAGCGCCGCTGAAACGGAGGCGGGGCAGCTCGCCCTGCGCCTTGAAATGGCGCGCCGGCACGTGCTGGCGACGGGTAGCCTGATCGGTGTGTCGGTGGACGCCGATGGCGGGGGCTATGCCTTCATGGACCTGCATCGCGAGGGCTGGCGGGTGCGCCACGGTGACCGCACGCTTGGCCCGGTACGGCTCGCAGAGGGCGTCCGGCTTACCCTGGCAGGCGGGCAGAGCGCTAATGCTGCGACAGGCGATGCCTTGCCGGTTCCCGATTTCTGGTTCGATCCGCTGGGCAGCGAGCCGCCCGTAGTACTCGAACTCAGAGGCGCAGGCCGGGATTATCGCCTGACCGTCTCTGCCTTGCGCCCGGTGGAGGTGAGCGATGCGCGCTGA
- the gspI gene encoding type II secretion system minor pseudopilin GspI, with translation MRADAGFSLVEMLAALVVLAIAGLALVQALTQSARAATLAEDRALSALAAENVMAGWRLERAGPPRDASGQYAFAGRDYEWRIEIAPTPEAGLVAVNFEVSPAGRFTRAPGFTLTHFERAER, from the coding sequence ATGCGCGCTGATGCAGGTTTTTCGCTTGTGGAAATGCTCGCTGCCCTGGTCGTGCTGGCGATAGCCGGGCTCGCTTTGGTGCAGGCTCTCACCCAGTCGGCGCGCGCGGCGACGCTTGCCGAGGACCGCGCACTGTCAGCTTTGGCAGCAGAGAATGTGATGGCCGGCTGGCGGCTGGAGCGGGCCGGGCCGCCGCGCGATGCCTCCGGCCAGTACGCGTTTGCCGGGCGCGATTATGAATGGCGCATCGAGATTGCCCCGACGCCCGAAGCCGGGCTGGTTGCGGTCAACTTCGAGGTCTCGCCCGCAGGCCGTTTCACCCGCGCGCCGGGCTTCACGCTGACCCATTTCGAGCGGGCAGAGCGATGA
- the gspJ gene encoding type II secretion system minor pseudopilin GspJ, which produces MTRDAGFTLVEVMVALSVFALIGTMSTGLLVTTIDARERQEAAIERLSELQQVRALWRDEAAHMLMRPHRTEEGGYSGAALSGPSGSVFAFDGDQGHLAAFTRRGRANPGEAADRSSLVRVIWRIEDGALLREIWLSADMPPASRPQTMVLAEGLEDVSVSFRYGRNWLDAPVRPGPSGEAPMPDALRLIYIDALGREIEHIALTVAAGAAS; this is translated from the coding sequence ATGACACGCGACGCCGGTTTCACGCTTGTCGAGGTCATGGTGGCCTTAAGCGTATTCGCGCTGATCGGTACGATGTCGACAGGACTTCTCGTTACCACAATCGATGCTCGCGAGCGGCAGGAAGCAGCGATTGAACGCCTGTCGGAGCTGCAGCAGGTCCGCGCGCTGTGGCGCGATGAGGCGGCCCACATGCTGATGCGCCCGCACCGCACGGAAGAGGGCGGCTATAGCGGCGCGGCGCTCTCCGGCCCGTCCGGCAGCGTTTTCGCGTTTGATGGCGACCAGGGTCATCTGGCGGCCTTCACCCGGCGCGGCAGGGCCAATCCGGGCGAGGCGGCAGACCGCTCCAGCCTGGTGCGCGTCATCTGGCGCATTGAGGACGGCGCGCTGCTGCGCGAGATATGGCTGTCTGCCGATATGCCCCCCGCCTCGCGTCCGCAGACCATGGTACTGGCCGAGGGGCTTGAGGACGTTTCCGTCAGCTTCCGCTATGGCCGCAACTGGCTGGACGCGCCCGTGCGCCCAGGACCTTCCGGCGAAGCGCCGATGCCCGACGCCCTCCGGCTGATCTATATCGACGCGCTCGGCCGCGAGATCGAACATATCGCGCTGACCGTCGCCGCAGGAGCCGCCTCATGA
- the gspK gene encoding type II secretion system minor pseudopilin GspK, translating into MTARREENERGAALITALMVVAFMAAVSVSLVEMMRGHLQRTGAIEDRLQAAAYLDGAVSYGELLIARFAGDADQRFTPAGPWDGETRLFPLDNGEMAARVRDRNNCLNINALHTQGGDGEADRLAAARMRALLAALGVPPGDIESLIAQAADWIDVDRTPRPGGAEDDTYLARSEPLRAANQPFAELAELRLLPMMNRALYMRIAPYLCALPTSTQPTLNVNTLRREEAVLITAITEGTVSIQAAEQALFRRPTTGFESLDAFWADPAFAPLSAEERPASAVALRSEWFELQVEVRLGEARLSRIQTVRMDRAGRFSRLTPVQGAVL; encoded by the coding sequence ATGACCGCACGGCGCGAGGAGAATGAACGCGGTGCGGCGCTTATCACGGCGCTGATGGTGGTCGCCTTCATGGCGGCGGTCAGCGTGTCGCTGGTGGAGATGATGCGCGGCCATCTGCAGCGCACGGGCGCGATTGAAGACCGTCTGCAGGCCGCGGCCTATCTCGACGGAGCGGTGAGTTATGGCGAGCTGTTGATCGCGCGTTTTGCCGGTGATGCAGACCAGCGTTTCACCCCGGCAGGGCCGTGGGACGGGGAAACCCGCCTCTTCCCGCTCGATAATGGCGAGATGGCCGCCCGCGTGCGCGACCGCAATAACTGCCTGAATATCAATGCGCTGCACACACAAGGCGGCGATGGTGAGGCGGACCGGCTGGCGGCCGCCCGCATGCGCGCGCTTCTAGCGGCGCTGGGCGTGCCGCCCGGCGATATCGAAAGCCTGATCGCGCAGGCCGCTGACTGGATTGATGTTGACCGCACGCCCCGCCCCGGCGGCGCCGAGGACGACACCTATCTGGCGCGATCCGAGCCGTTGCGCGCCGCCAATCAGCCCTTTGCCGAACTGGCCGAGCTGCGCCTGCTGCCGATGATGAACCGCGCGCTCTACATGCGGATTGCCCCGTATCTGTGCGCCCTGCCGACGTCCACTCAGCCGACGCTGAACGTCAATACGCTGCGCCGGGAGGAGGCTGTGCTCATCACCGCGATCACCGAAGGCACAGTGAGTATTCAGGCTGCCGAGCAGGCCCTGTTCCGCAGGCCGACAACCGGATTTGAAAGCCTTGACGCGTTCTGGGCAGACCCCGCCTTCGCGCCGTTGAGCGCGGAGGAACGCCCGGCAAGCGCGGTGGCGCTGCGCTCGGAATGGTTTGAGTTGCAGGTGGAGGTGCGGCTGGGCGAAGCGCGCCTGTCGCGCATCCAGACCGTGCGCATGGACCGGGCCGGGCGGTTTTCGCGCCTGACGCCCGTGCAGGGAGCGGTTCTGTGA
- the gspL gene encoding type II secretion system protein GspL, with protein sequence MSARLIISLPAEADGAIRWALCSAFGDVLASGEGLETFSLPAGVTVSATVAIIPAGHVHVRRLVMPARSDNAARQAAPFALEEYLASPLDTQRITCGAADDTGARWVAALDTSLAERWQNALEALAIRPVFAISEALLLDPAVGELALAVHGASLLWRYRAGAEDAAGSIPEALADMVVPALIASHQPARITLAGGESAERLELGQTSLHRSGPLDIVQAAASLDMAQLQLMPALFGARLAASLDWSSLLKPWRRVAVLAVAAGALALAGVTTEAAWLSRQAELYQTASMELFAGAFPDTRRIVNPRAQLARRLRELEAMDAGGAGFLPLAGALAEATQDLPGIQIVAVRFEAGQAALSVSARYGSFDDFEALRGAGETAGLDIADAGARQSADGVSGEFVVRWRE encoded by the coding sequence GTGAGCGCGCGCCTCATCATAAGCCTGCCCGCCGAGGCAGACGGCGCGATCCGCTGGGCGCTATGCAGCGCCTTTGGCGATGTGCTGGCCTCCGGCGAGGGGCTGGAGACGTTCAGCTTGCCCGCAGGTGTGACCGTCTCAGCCACAGTCGCGATCATTCCGGCGGGCCATGTCCATGTGCGCCGCCTTGTGATGCCTGCGCGCAGTGACAATGCCGCCCGGCAGGCCGCGCCCTTCGCGCTTGAGGAATATCTCGCCAGCCCGCTGGACACACAGCGCATCACCTGCGGCGCGGCGGATGACACGGGCGCACGCTGGGTCGCCGCGCTCGATACAAGTCTCGCCGAGCGCTGGCAGAACGCTCTGGAGGCGCTGGCCATCCGCCCGGTCTTTGCGATCAGCGAAGCCTTGCTGCTTGATCCGGCGGTGGGCGAACTTGCGCTCGCGGTGCATGGAGCCAGCCTGCTCTGGCGCTATCGGGCGGGCGCTGAAGACGCAGCGGGCAGCATCCCCGAAGCGCTGGCAGACATGGTGGTCCCGGCGCTGATCGCCAGCCATCAGCCTGCGCGCATCACGCTGGCGGGCGGGGAGAGCGCTGAACGTCTTGAGCTGGGGCAAACCTCCCTCCATCGTTCCGGACCGCTGGATATCGTACAGGCGGCGGCCAGTCTCGATATGGCGCAATTGCAGCTCATGCCGGCCCTCTTTGGCGCGCGCCTTGCCGCCTCGCTGGACTGGTCTTCCCTGCTGAAACCCTGGCGGCGTGTGGCTGTGCTGGCCGTTGCTGCGGGCGCGCTGGCGCTGGCCGGTGTGACCACCGAGGCCGCCTGGCTGTCGCGGCAGGCTGAACTCTATCAGACGGCTTCAATGGAGCTGTTTGCCGGGGCCTTCCCTGACACCCGCCGCATCGTCAATCCGCGCGCCCAGCTGGCCCGGCGCCTGCGTGAGCTGGAGGCCATGGATGCTGGCGGCGCTGGCTTCCTGCCTCTGGCGGGCGCACTGGCCGAAGCAACGCAAGACCTGCCCGGCATCCAGATCGTGGCCGTACGGTTTGAGGCCGGGCAGGCAGCCCTCTCGGTGTCCGCCCGGTATGGCAGCTTCGACGATTTCGAGGCACTGCGCGGTGCCGGTGAGACGGCAGGTCTGGACATTGCCGATGCCGGAGCGCGTCAGAGCGCGGACGGGGTCAGTGGTGAGTTTGTCGTGAGGTGGCGCGAATGA
- the gspM gene encoding type II secretion system protein GspM has protein sequence MNEALQSRWQRLSVREQGLLIIAAALVTACLVWLAAFQPVLNWRDSARAAYTAAADDYRQIGAGAARLAALTASGEDTALEREPVRSVVAGSASRAGIVLSRVLPDDAGRLNVWIDGVDGPRLMGWLETLSRDHGVIVVRAGIEQAGQGAQVRAQLLLARSGA, from the coding sequence ATGAACGAAGCACTTCAATCGCGCTGGCAACGCCTGAGCGTGCGCGAGCAGGGCCTCCTCATTATTGCCGCGGCGCTGGTGACGGCCTGTCTTGTCTGGCTTGCCGCGTTTCAGCCGGTTCTGAACTGGCGTGACAGCGCCCGCGCTGCCTATACCGCCGCGGCTGATGACTACCGGCAGATTGGCGCTGGCGCCGCCCGCCTCGCCGCACTGACAGCTTCCGGCGAAGACACGGCTTTGGAACGTGAACCGGTGCGCAGCGTGGTGGCCGGTTCTGCCAGCCGTGCCGGGATAGTGCTGTCGCGTGTGCTGCCCGACGACGCCGGCCGGTTGAATGTCTGGATTGACGGTGTGGATGGCCCGCGCCTGATGGGCTGGCTGGAAACCCTGTCACGCGATCATGGCGTGATTGTCGTGCGCGCTGGCATTGAGCAGGCCGGTCAGGGCGCGCAAGTGCGCGCCCAGCTGCTCCTGGCGAGGAGCGGAGCATGA
- the gspN gene encoding type II secretion system protein N, producing the protein MRRAIVLVIAGLTAFSAAAVALMPASVFHALFLQPRGVQAAQITGTIWSGQWHAVQVRSVRLAHVDGALDAFSLLQGRPALQVEISDPRARGEGRVILGNGSVELHGVSGRILPADLVPLTGPGRAALGEPLMFSDVQARFGARGCETASGAIRFGGLMALDTGGAASLPVLNGQLECAGSLPAIRFAGETADVRIDGHVRFGPETASWSLAATPRTGTIAMVLRSIGFDGSGDVLRSEGQTGWDVR; encoded by the coding sequence ATGAGACGCGCTATCGTGCTGGTCATCGCCGGTCTCACCGCATTTTCTGCAGCGGCCGTCGCCCTGATGCCTGCCAGCGTTTTTCACGCGCTGTTTCTCCAGCCTCGCGGCGTTCAGGCGGCACAGATAACCGGCACGATCTGGAGCGGGCAATGGCACGCGGTGCAGGTTCGCTCCGTGCGTCTGGCACATGTGGACGGCGCACTGGACGCCTTTTCATTGTTGCAGGGCCGCCCCGCCCTGCAGGTGGAGATTTCAGATCCGCGCGCGCGGGGCGAGGGACGCGTTATACTGGGCAATGGCAGCGTGGAGCTGCACGGCGTATCCGGGCGCATTCTGCCTGCTGACCTTGTCCCCCTAACCGGGCCTGGCCGGGCGGCGCTTGGTGAACCCTTGATGTTCTCCGACGTCCAGGCCCGGTTTGGTGCGCGTGGCTGTGAAACCGCGTCCGGCGCGATCCGCTTTGGCGGGCTCATGGCCCTAGATACCGGCGGCGCTGCCAGCCTGCCGGTTCTGAATGGTCAGCTGGAGTGTGCGGGTAGCCTGCCCGCCATACGGTTTGCGGGCGAAACGGCGGATGTCCGCATTGACGGCCATGTCCGGTTCGGACCGGAGACGGCGAGCTGGTCGCTGGCCGCGACACCCCGGACCGGCACGATAGCAATGGTCTTGCGCTCCATCGGATTTGATGGCAGCGGTGACGTCTTGCGCAGCGAAGGCCAGACTGGCTGGGATGTGCGCTGA
- a CDS encoding SlyX family protein: MTDNTRLEALEIHIAQQQRMIDELSEALALQQKDIERLKAQLHRSDDRIAELEAGLPAAAPEKPPHY; encoded by the coding sequence ATGACCGACAACACCCGCCTCGAAGCGCTGGAAATCCATATCGCCCAGCAGCAGCGCATGATCGATGAACTCTCTGAGGCTCTGGCCCTGCAACAGAAAGATATCGAGCGGCTCAAAGCCCAGCTCCACCGCTCTGATGACCGCATTGCGGAGCTGGAGGCCGGCCTGCCGGCCGCCGCGCCTGAAAAGCCGCCGCATTACTGA